The Pseudoalteromonas sp. N1230-9 genome segment TTCAAACATTTCGATTAAAAAGATTCGCCAATAATCTCCTAGCATTTTTGCTTTGTGCGGTTCAGTACTTAAATTAGGCAACTCAAGTACCAAACAAGCAAATTTATTCTTATGTAAACCTGTAGGAACAATTAATACTGAATCATAATTGCCATTTATTTCACTAAGCATCAGCGCTTTTGTTTCATTAAGACAATAATGAATTAATTTTTTACAGGAATGAACCTCATCTAAAAAAGAGTGCTCAAATTCTCCAAAGTAATTAGTATCAAATCTAAATAAGTCAGAGAAATCAAAAGTAATAAATCCTACCTGCGTATAACTATAAGTATTTTTTATATCTTTAAAAAATTTATTAAAGCTATCTATTGAATTTATACACTCAATTCTAGAATGAAGTTCATTTATATTTACCATAACAAAGTCTCATTTAATAATCATCATCGCAAAAAATGGGACTGATGGTACACAAAGAATTTGGTGTATCCCCTCCGTCAGCAATAGCGCTGTTGTTATTTATGTGTAAATCACCAGAACTTGCAATGGTAAGAAAAATAAAAATAGCTGTATTGATAAATGATGTTTTAAGTAAGTTATTCATGGTCGTGTAGCCCCTAATTTTGTTGTAGTTATTTTGTTCACATTAAATTTGAGCTAAAGAGTGGATATTATCAATAATAAAAAGATAACTTTTTTATAACTTTAAAAAATAAACTTTAAGCTATTGAATACTAATGGAAACTATTTCACTATGCCTATTTCCTTTACTCTTAACTACAATCAAGCTATTAGTTTTGTCCACGTAAAACCTTGGTCTAATCACACCAAAGTCAAATGTTTTTGACTCTATACTCAAAGTATCAGCATCATATAAGTCTACTTCATTAAAGATGGTGCTTTTTAAGTTATGAGTGCTCCATACAATCTTATTATTAATGATTTCCCAGTTTGTATTTTTCTCTGTAGATATATTAACTAACATTGGAGCTACCATTTCTTTTTCCGTATCGAAGCGTGATAGCCTTCCCGTATCGTCACCTAAAACATATCCAGCATTGAATGGGCGAATAAAACGATAACCATTAAAGATAATATTTTGCTTTTTCTTTCCTATGTCATACATAAAAACTTGCCATTCGCCATTATTTTTACGTGTATATAAAACAGACTTTTCGTCTAGTGAAAAAGCAACATCGCCAATCAAATCATCAGCTTTAGTGAGATACGTCAGGCTATTATCAAATGTATTAAGAATTGTTATGCGCTCTTGGAGCTTTAGTAAAACATACTGTCCAGATGTCGAGGAGCTTATTAACTTAAGTGGCTTTTCAGTACTCATTAAAGTCACTTTTTTATCAACCTTTGCTTTTTCATAAAAAACCAAAGAGTTTACTCTACTCTCGTTTATAACCATCCAGACTTTATTGCCAATGGGGTGGTAGGCTTCAATGATGCCTTGCTTTGATTGTTTTTCTTGGATCATTTCAATATTTTTAAAGTCACTCAGAGGCAGCTTTTTCTCTATTAAAGTATTAATAGTATCGTTATCTTTAATAGCTAGTAATGTATTTATGCTGACCCTAGAGAGGGCTATCAGGCGATTTATGTTCACCGTAATTCTCTGTGAATCACCA includes the following:
- a CDS encoding helix-turn-helix domain-containing protein codes for the protein MVNINELHSRIECINSIDSFNKFFKDIKNTYSYTQVGFITFDFSDLFRFDTNYFGEFEHSFLDEVHSCKKLIHYCLNETKALMLSEINGNYDSVLIVPTGLHKNKFACLVLELPNLSTEPHKAKMLGDYWRIFLIEMFEAYRRSTRTEAVKITRREKECIKWASIGKTSWEISQILNISQRTVDFHLSNCIKKTSSTNRQQAIVKCILNGELLA